The Streptomyces nitrosporeus genome includes a window with the following:
- a CDS encoding DUF1876 domain-containing protein yields the protein MMETTVGWHIELEFEEDSHRTRAAAMVRLSDGTEVRAHGYASRHPSDTEQPRVGEEIAGARALNELAMKLLTKAHDEIDEASGRASYPLGMT from the coding sequence ATGATGGAGACCACGGTCGGCTGGCACATCGAGCTGGAATTCGAGGAGGACAGCCACCGGACCCGGGCGGCCGCGATGGTGCGGCTCAGCGACGGGACCGAGGTGCGCGCCCACGGGTACGCCAGCCGCCACCCCTCCGACACGGAGCAGCCACGGGTCGGCGAGGAGATCGCCGGCGCCCGCGCGCTCAACGAACTCGCGATGAAACTGCTCACCAAGGCGCACGACGAGATCGACGAGGCATCCGGCCGGGCGTCGTACCCGCTGGGCATGACCTGA
- a CDS encoding VOC family protein: MQKIKPCLWFDGRALEAAEFYVSVFGGDSRVVDVTYNTGAAPGETGAVLTVDFVLAGQEYTALNGGPEFTFSEAVSLSVDCESQEEVDRFWAAFTEDGEESVCGWLKDRYGLSWQIVPRVLPELLSGPDRARADRVMKAMTGMRKLDVAALENA, encoded by the coding sequence ATGCAGAAGATCAAGCCCTGTCTGTGGTTCGACGGCCGGGCCCTGGAGGCCGCCGAGTTCTACGTCTCGGTCTTCGGCGGTGACTCCCGCGTCGTGGACGTCACGTACAACACCGGGGCCGCGCCGGGGGAGACCGGCGCGGTGCTCACCGTGGACTTCGTGCTCGCGGGCCAGGAGTACACGGCCCTCAACGGCGGCCCGGAGTTCACCTTCTCCGAGGCGGTCTCCCTCTCTGTGGACTGCGAGTCGCAGGAGGAGGTGGACCGGTTCTGGGCCGCCTTCACCGAGGACGGCGAGGAGAGCGTCTGCGGGTGGCTGAAGGACAGGTACGGCCTGTCCTGGCAGATCGTCCCGCGGGTGCTGCCCGAGCTGCTCTCCGGTCCCGACAGAGCCCGTGCGGACCGGGTCATGAAGGCGATGACGGGCATGCGGAAGCTGGACGTCGCGGCACTGGAGAACGCCTGA
- the tsaD gene encoding tRNA (adenosine(37)-N6)-threonylcarbamoyltransferase complex transferase subunit TsaD, whose amino-acid sequence MADEPLVLGIETSCDETGVGIVRGTTLLADAVASSVDTHARFGGVVPEIASRAHLEAMVPTIERALKDAGISARDLDGIAVTAGPGLAGALLVGVSAAKAYAYALGKPLYGVNHLASHICVDQLEHGPLPEPTMALLVSGGHSSLLLAPDITRDVRPLGATIDDAAGEAFDKIARVLDLGFPGGPVIDRLAREGDPAAIAFPRGLTGPRDAPYDFSFSGLKTSVARWIEARRAAGEEVPVRDVAASFQEAVVDVLTRKAVRACKDEGVDHLMIGGGVAANSRLRALAEERCERAGIRLRVPRPGLCTDNGAMVAALGAEMVARNRPASDLELSADSSLPVTEPHVPGAHGHSHSHDHVHEVSKENLYP is encoded by the coding sequence ATGGCTGACGAACCGCTCGTACTCGGTATCGAGACCTCCTGCGACGAGACCGGTGTCGGCATCGTGCGCGGTACGACCCTGCTCGCCGACGCCGTCGCCTCCAGCGTCGACACCCACGCCCGCTTCGGCGGTGTCGTCCCCGAGATCGCCTCCCGCGCCCACCTCGAAGCGATGGTCCCCACCATCGAACGCGCCCTGAAGGACGCCGGGATCAGCGCCCGCGACCTCGACGGCATCGCGGTCACGGCCGGCCCCGGGCTCGCCGGGGCGCTGCTCGTCGGGGTGTCGGCGGCCAAGGCGTACGCCTACGCCCTGGGCAAGCCGCTGTACGGGGTCAACCACCTCGCCTCGCACATCTGCGTGGACCAGCTGGAACACGGCCCGCTCCCCGAGCCGACCATGGCGCTGCTGGTCAGCGGCGGACACTCCTCGTTGCTGCTCGCCCCGGACATCACCCGCGACGTGCGCCCGCTGGGCGCCACCATCGACGACGCGGCCGGCGAGGCCTTCGACAAGATCGCCCGGGTGCTGGACCTCGGCTTCCCCGGCGGCCCGGTCATCGACCGGCTGGCCCGTGAGGGCGACCCGGCGGCGATCGCCTTCCCGCGCGGGCTGACCGGCCCCCGCGACGCCCCGTACGACTTCTCCTTCTCCGGGCTCAAGACGTCCGTGGCACGGTGGATCGAGGCCAGGCGGGCCGCCGGCGAGGAGGTCCCCGTACGGGACGTGGCGGCGTCCTTCCAGGAGGCCGTGGTGGACGTACTCACCCGCAAGGCCGTGCGGGCCTGCAAGGACGAGGGCGTCGACCACCTGATGATCGGCGGCGGCGTCGCGGCCAACTCCCGGCTGCGCGCCCTGGCCGAGGAGCGGTGCGAGCGGGCCGGGATCCGGCTGAGGGTGCCCCGCCCCGGCCTGTGCACCGACAACGGCGCGATGGTCGCCGCGCTGGGCGCGGAGATGGTCGCCCGCAACCGTCCGGCCTCCGACCTGGAGCTCTCCGCGGACTCCTCCCTCCCGGTCACCGAGCCCCACGTCCCGGGCGCGCACGGCCACTCCCACTCCCACGACCATGTGCACGAGGTCAGCAAGGAGAACCTCTACCCGTGA
- the rimI gene encoding ribosomal protein S18-alanine N-acetyltransferase, which translates to MTTATAVLREMRWWDIEPVLELEHELFPDDAWSAGMFWSELARARGPRATHRYVVAEDPADGRVVGYAGLASAGDLADVQTIGVRRSHWGGGLGSELLTDLLRHATAFESAAVLLEVRVDNIRAQKLYERFGFEPIGFRRGYYQPGNIDALVMRLTVQGTET; encoded by the coding sequence GTGACGACCGCGACCGCTGTGCTCCGTGAGATGCGCTGGTGGGACATCGAACCGGTGCTGGAGCTGGAACACGAGCTCTTCCCCGACGACGCCTGGTCGGCCGGCATGTTCTGGTCCGAACTGGCCCGCGCCCGCGGCCCCCGGGCCACCCACCGCTACGTCGTTGCGGAGGACCCCGCCGACGGCCGCGTCGTGGGCTACGCCGGGCTCGCCTCGGCCGGGGACCTCGCCGACGTCCAGACGATCGGCGTCCGCCGCAGCCACTGGGGCGGCGGACTCGGCTCCGAACTCCTGACCGACCTGCTCAGGCACGCCACCGCCTTCGAGAGCGCCGCGGTGCTCCTGGAGGTCCGTGTCGACAACATCCGGGCGCAGAAGCTCTACGAACGCTTCGGCTTCGAACCCATCGGCTTCCGGCGGGGCTACTACCAGCCGGGGAACATCGACGCACTCGTCATGCGCCTGACCGTACAAGGAACAGAGACATAA
- the tsaB gene encoding tRNA (adenosine(37)-N6)-threonylcarbamoyltransferase complex dimerization subunit type 1 TsaB encodes MLLLAVDTATPAVTVALHDGTSVVAETGQVDARRHGELLLPAVDRVLAEAGTGLDAVTDVVVGVGPGPYTGLRVGLVTAAAFGSALSVPVHGLCTLDGLAYAAGLDGLEGPFAVATDARRKEVYWARYEDARTRTGEPAVDRPADIAGQLAGLPVVGAGALLYPDAFPDARRPEHVRAGALAALAAERLAAGAELLPPQPLYLRRPDAQVPKNYKVVTPR; translated from the coding sequence GTGCTCCTGCTCGCCGTGGATACCGCCACCCCCGCCGTCACCGTCGCCCTCCACGACGGGACCTCCGTCGTCGCCGAGACGGGCCAGGTCGACGCCCGAAGGCACGGGGAACTGCTGCTGCCCGCCGTCGACCGGGTCCTCGCCGAGGCCGGGACGGGACTCGACGCCGTGACGGACGTGGTCGTGGGCGTCGGCCCCGGCCCGTACACCGGACTGCGGGTGGGCCTGGTCACCGCGGCGGCCTTCGGATCGGCGCTCTCCGTCCCCGTCCACGGGCTCTGCACGCTCGACGGCCTCGCCTACGCGGCCGGTCTGGACGGCCTGGAGGGCCCCTTCGCCGTCGCGACGGACGCCCGCCGCAAGGAGGTCTACTGGGCGCGCTACGAGGACGCCCGCACCCGGACCGGTGAGCCCGCCGTGGACCGGCCCGCCGACATCGCCGGACAGCTCGCCGGGCTGCCCGTCGTCGGGGCGGGCGCCCTGCTCTACCCGGACGCCTTCCCCGACGCCCGCCGCCCCGAGCACGTACGGGCCGGCGCGCTCGCCGCGCTCGCCGCCGAGCGGCTCGCGGCCGGTGCGGAGCTCCTGCCGCCGCAGCCGCTGTACCTGCGCAGGCCCGATGCCCAGGTGCCGAAGAACTACAAGGTGGTCACCCCCCGGTGA
- the tsaE gene encoding tRNA (adenosine(37)-N6)-threonylcarbamoyltransferase complex ATPase subunit type 1 TsaE, whose amino-acid sequence MEAAHNDPAAGTAVPAAVTLALAVESPEQMRGLGRRLAAVLAPGDLVMLTGELGAGKTTLTRGLGEGLGVRGAVTSPTFVIARVHPSLGTGPALVHVDAYRLGGGLDEMEDLDLDVSLPDSVVVVEWGDGKVEELSEDRLHVVIDRAVGDTDDERRTVTLTGIGTRWAALPAELPQD is encoded by the coding sequence ATGGAAGCAGCGCACAACGACCCGGCCGCCGGCACCGCCGTACCGGCCGCCGTCACCCTGGCCCTCGCCGTCGAGTCCCCCGAGCAGATGCGCGGACTGGGGCGCCGGCTCGCCGCGGTGCTGGCCCCCGGCGACCTGGTGATGCTCACCGGTGAGCTCGGCGCGGGCAAGACCACCCTCACCCGCGGTCTCGGTGAGGGGCTCGGCGTACGCGGTGCCGTGACCTCGCCCACCTTCGTGATCGCCCGGGTCCATCCTTCGCTGGGCACCGGTCCCGCGCTGGTCCACGTGGACGCGTACCGCCTGGGCGGCGGGCTCGACGAGATGGAGGACCTGGACCTCGACGTGTCGCTGCCGGACTCCGTCGTCGTCGTCGAGTGGGGCGACGGCAAGGTGGAGGAGCTGTCCGAGGACCGGCTGCACGTGGTGATCGACCGGGCCGTCGGCGACACCGACGACGAGCGGCGCACGGTCACGCTGACCGGGATCGGGACGCGCTGGGCGGCGCTCCCGGCGGAGCTGCCGCAGGACTGA
- the alr gene encoding alanine racemase has protein sequence MNETAPSRARAEIDLAALRANVRALRARASGAQLMAVVKADAYGHGALPCARAALDAGATWLGTATPQEALALRGAGIGGRIMCWLWTPGGPWREAVEADLDVSVSGMWALREAVAAATAAGRTARVQLKADTGLGRNGCQPADWPELVCAARAAEEAGALRITGLWSHFACADEPGHPSIGAQLTVFRDMVAYAEKEGVRPEVRHIANSPATLTVPDSHFDLVRTGIAMYGLSPSPELGTPADFGLRPVMTLTASTALVKEVPPGHGISYGHHYTTTTGTTLGLVPLGYADGIPRHASGRGPVLVGGAVRTVAGRVAMDQFVVDLGGDRPEPGADAVLFGPGDRGEPTAEDWAAAADTIAYEIVTRIGTRVPRIHLHAAPERD, from the coding sequence ATGAATGAGACAGCGCCTTCGAGAGCCCGTGCAGAGATCGACCTCGCCGCGTTGCGTGCCAACGTGCGCGCCCTGCGTGCGCGGGCGTCCGGGGCGCAGCTCATGGCCGTGGTCAAGGCCGACGCCTACGGGCACGGGGCGCTGCCCTGCGCACGGGCCGCGCTGGACGCGGGGGCCACCTGGCTGGGCACGGCGACCCCGCAGGAGGCGCTCGCCCTGCGCGGGGCCGGGATCGGCGGGCGGATCATGTGCTGGCTGTGGACGCCGGGCGGTCCCTGGCGCGAGGCGGTCGAGGCGGACCTCGACGTCTCGGTCAGCGGTATGTGGGCGCTGCGCGAGGCCGTCGCCGCGGCCACCGCCGCGGGCCGGACGGCCCGGGTCCAGCTCAAGGCCGACACCGGCCTGGGCCGTAACGGCTGCCAGCCCGCCGACTGGCCGGAACTCGTCTGTGCGGCCCGCGCCGCCGAGGAGGCGGGCGCCCTCAGGATCACCGGCCTGTGGTCCCACTTCGCCTGCGCCGACGAACCGGGCCACCCCTCGATCGGGGCCCAGCTGACCGTCTTCCGCGACATGGTGGCCTACGCGGAGAAGGAAGGCGTCCGGCCCGAGGTGCGGCACATCGCCAACTCCCCGGCGACCCTCACCGTCCCGGACTCCCACTTCGACCTGGTCCGCACCGGGATCGCGATGTACGGGCTCTCGCCCAGCCCCGAACTGGGCACCCCGGCGGACTTCGGGCTGCGGCCGGTGATGACCCTCACCGCCTCGACGGCCCTGGTCAAGGAGGTGCCGCCGGGGCACGGCATCAGCTACGGCCACCACTACACGACCACCACCGGGACGACGCTGGGCCTGGTGCCGCTCGGTTACGCCGACGGCATCCCGCGGCACGCCTCCGGCCGCGGCCCGGTCCTCGTCGGCGGTGCCGTCCGCACCGTCGCCGGCCGGGTGGCGATGGACCAGTTCGTGGTGGACCTCGGCGGCGACCGGCCGGAACCGGGCGCCGACGCGGTGCTGTTCGGGCCGGGGGACCGGGGCGAGCCGACCGCGGAGGACTGGGCGGCCGCGGCGGACACGATCGCCTACGAGATCGTCACCCGGATCGGCACCCGGGTGCCCCGGATCCACCTCCACGCCGCCCCCGAGCGGGACTGA
- a CDS encoding NAD(P)H-hydrate dehydratase, whose amino-acid sequence MRHAYDTETVRAAEQTLMRELPDGALMRRAAAGLAVACGDVLRRNGRVYGSRVLLLVGGGDNGGDTLYAGARLARRGAGVRALLAAPGKAHPGGLAELLAAGGAVIGTPDGFGPVDLVVDGITGIGGRGGLRPDAERLVREATAGRAPVVAVDLPSGVEADTGQVLGPAVRADVTVTFGTYKPGLLIDPAAGHAGALRLVDIGLGSVLPARPCLEALQYEDVAALLPVPGTESDKYRRGVVGVAAGSRQYPGAAVLAVSGALHGGAGAVRYAGPGADAVIARHPETLVHPGRPAEAGRVQAWVVGPGLGNTPEAVEAVADVLAADVPVLVDADGLRLMDTGAVRARDAATVLTPHAGEAAALLGVAREEVEAGRLAAVRELAARYDATVLLKGSTTLVAEPGGAPVRVNPTGTSWLATAGSGDVLSGLAGSLLAAGLAPRDAASVGAYLHGLAARRASAGAPVAARDVAARIPEVWRDVYA is encoded by the coding sequence ATGCGACACGCCTACGACACCGAGACCGTACGGGCCGCCGAGCAGACGCTGATGCGGGAACTGCCGGACGGCGCGCTGATGCGGCGCGCCGCCGCCGGACTGGCCGTGGCCTGCGGTGACGTGCTCCGCCGCAACGGCCGGGTGTACGGCTCCCGGGTCCTGCTCCTCGTCGGCGGCGGGGACAACGGCGGCGACACCCTGTACGCCGGAGCCCGCCTCGCCCGGCGCGGCGCGGGCGTCCGGGCCCTGCTCGCCGCCCCCGGCAAGGCGCACCCCGGCGGGCTCGCCGAACTGCTTGCGGCGGGCGGAGCGGTCATCGGCACCCCGGACGGCTTCGGCCCGGTCGATCTCGTCGTCGACGGCATCACCGGCATCGGCGGGCGCGGCGGCCTGCGCCCCGACGCCGAGCGCCTGGTGCGCGAGGCGACCGCCGGCCGGGCCCCGGTGGTCGCCGTGGACCTGCCGAGCGGTGTCGAGGCGGACACCGGGCAGGTGCTCGGCCCGGCCGTCCGGGCGGACGTCACGGTCACCTTCGGCACGTACAAACCGGGCCTGCTCATCGACCCGGCGGCCGGACACGCGGGGGCCCTGCGCCTGGTCGACATCGGCCTGGGCTCCGTACTCCCCGCCCGGCCCTGCCTGGAGGCCCTCCAGTACGAGGACGTGGCCGCACTGCTGCCCGTACCGGGGACCGAGAGCGACAAGTACCGGCGCGGAGTGGTCGGAGTGGCCGCGGGCTCCCGGCAGTACCCGGGCGCGGCCGTCCTCGCCGTCTCCGGCGCGCTGCACGGCGGGGCGGGCGCCGTCCGCTACGCCGGCCCCGGCGCGGACGCGGTGATCGCCCGCCACCCGGAGACCCTGGTCCACCCCGGACGGCCCGCGGAGGCCGGGCGGGTGCAGGCCTGGGTCGTCGGCCCCGGTCTCGGTAACACACCCGAGGCCGTCGAGGCCGTCGCCGACGTCCTGGCCGCGGACGTCCCGGTCCTGGTGGACGCCGACGGGCTGCGGCTGATGGACACCGGTGCCGTACGCGCCCGGGACGCCGCCACGGTGCTCACCCCGCACGCCGGGGAGGCCGCCGCCCTGCTGGGGGTGGCGCGCGAGGAGGTCGAGGCGGGGCGGCTCGCCGCCGTACGGGAGCTGGCCGCGCGCTACGACGCCACCGTGCTGCTCAAGGGCTCCACGACCCTGGTCGCGGAACCGGGCGGCGCGCCGGTGCGGGTCAACCCGACGGGCACGTCCTGGCTGGCCACGGCCGGCAGCGGCGATGTGCTGTCCGGGCTGGCCGGATCACTGCTGGCGGCGGGCCTGGCGCCGCGCGACGCGGCGTCGGTGGGCGCCTATCTGCACGGCCTGGCGGCGCGCCGGGCGTCTGCCGGGGCCCCGGTGGCGGCGCGGGACGTCGCGGCTCGGATCCCGGAGGTCTGGCGGGACGTGTACGCCTGA
- a CDS encoding holo-ACP synthase: MIIGIGIDVAEIERFGAALERTPQMARRLFLDRELLLPGGERRGIASLAARFAAKEALAKALGAPGGLLWTDAEVCVEESGRPRLEVRGTVAARAEQLGVRGWHVSLSHDAGVASAVVIAEG, from the coding sequence GTGATCATCGGGATCGGGATCGATGTGGCGGAGATCGAGCGCTTCGGCGCGGCGCTGGAGCGCACGCCGCAGATGGCGCGGCGGCTGTTCCTGGACCGGGAACTGCTGCTGCCGGGCGGCGAACGGCGGGGGATCGCCTCGCTCGCGGCCCGGTTCGCCGCCAAGGAGGCCCTGGCCAAGGCCCTCGGGGCGCCGGGCGGACTCCTCTGGACGGACGCCGAGGTGTGCGTCGAGGAGAGCGGCCGGCCCCGGCTGGAGGTGAGGGGCACGGTCGCGGCCCGCGCCGAGCAGCTCGGGGTGCGCGGCTGGCACGTCTCGCTCAGCCATGACGCGGGGGTGGCGTCGGCCGTCGTGATCGCGGAGGGTTGA
- the glmS gene encoding glutamine--fructose-6-phosphate transaminase (isomerizing) — translation MCGIVGYVGGQSAQDVVVAGLKRLEYRGYDSAGVAVLADGGLAAAKKAGKLVNLEKELKERPLPAGSTGLGHTRWATHGGPNDANAHPHLDNAGRVAVVHNGIIENFAVLREELTGRGHGMVSETDTEVVAHLLAEAYSSAGDLAEAMRQVCRRLEGAFTLVAVHADEPGTVVGARRNSPLVVGVGEDEMFLASDVAAFIAHTREAIELGQDQVVELRRDGATVTGFDGTRAEVRGYHVDWDASAAEKGGYASFMLKEIADQPKAVADTLLGRIDASGTLRLDEVRIPPHVLREADKVVVIACGTAYHAGMIAKYAIEHTTRLPCETELASEFRYRDPILDHRTLVIAISQSGETMDTLMALRHAREQGARVLAICNTNGSTIPRESDAVLYTHAGPEVAVASTKAFLTQLVACYLVALYLGQVRGTKWGDEIRTVVRQLSEIPRQVEEVLGTMEPVRELARTLADRNTVLFLGRHVGYPVALEGALKLKELAYMHAEGFAAGELKHGPIALVDEGLPVVVIVPSPRGRSVLHDKIVSNIQEIRARGARTVVIAEEGDEEVVPYADHLVRVPAVPTLLQPLVATVPLQVFACELATARGNEVDQPRNLAKSVTVE, via the coding sequence ATGTGCGGAATCGTGGGTTACGTCGGTGGGCAGTCGGCGCAGGACGTCGTCGTCGCGGGACTGAAGCGCCTCGAATACCGGGGGTACGACTCGGCGGGCGTCGCCGTCCTCGCGGACGGCGGGCTGGCGGCCGCCAAGAAGGCCGGGAAACTGGTCAACCTGGAGAAGGAGCTCAAGGAACGGCCCCTGCCGGCCGGCAGCACCGGCCTCGGCCACACCCGTTGGGCCACGCACGGCGGCCCGAACGACGCCAACGCGCACCCGCACCTGGACAACGCGGGCCGGGTCGCCGTCGTGCACAACGGGATCATCGAGAACTTCGCCGTACTGCGCGAGGAACTCACCGGCCGGGGCCACGGCATGGTGTCCGAGACCGACACCGAGGTGGTCGCGCACCTGCTGGCCGAGGCGTACTCCTCGGCCGGGGACCTCGCCGAGGCCATGCGGCAGGTGTGCCGGCGGCTGGAAGGGGCGTTCACCCTGGTCGCGGTGCACGCCGACGAACCGGGAACGGTCGTCGGGGCCCGCCGGAACTCCCCGCTCGTGGTCGGGGTGGGCGAGGACGAGATGTTCCTGGCCTCCGACGTCGCCGCGTTCATCGCCCACACCCGGGAGGCGATCGAGCTCGGCCAGGACCAGGTGGTGGAACTGCGCCGGGACGGGGCCACGGTGACGGGGTTCGACGGCACGAGGGCAGAGGTCCGCGGCTACCACGTGGACTGGGACGCCTCCGCCGCCGAGAAGGGCGGCTACGCCTCCTTCATGCTCAAGGAGATCGCCGACCAGCCGAAGGCCGTCGCCGACACGCTCCTCGGCCGGATCGACGCCTCGGGCACGCTCCGCCTCGACGAGGTGCGCATCCCGCCGCACGTCCTGAGGGAGGCCGACAAGGTCGTCGTGATCGCCTGCGGGACCGCGTACCACGCCGGGATGATCGCCAAGTACGCCATCGAGCACACCACCCGGCTGCCCTGCGAGACGGAACTCGCCAGCGAGTTCCGCTACCGCGACCCGATCCTGGACCACCGCACCCTGGTCATCGCGATCTCCCAGTCCGGCGAGACCATGGACACGCTGATGGCGCTGCGGCACGCCCGCGAACAGGGCGCCAGGGTCCTCGCCATCTGCAACACCAACGGCTCGACCATCCCCCGCGAGTCCGACGCGGTCCTCTACACCCATGCCGGGCCCGAGGTCGCCGTCGCCTCCACCAAGGCGTTCCTGACCCAGCTGGTGGCCTGCTACCTGGTGGCGCTCTACCTCGGCCAGGTGCGCGGCACCAAGTGGGGCGACGAGATCCGCACCGTCGTCCGCCAGCTCTCCGAGATCCCCCGCCAGGTCGAGGAGGTGCTGGGCACCATGGAGCCGGTGCGGGAGCTGGCCCGGACGCTCGCGGACCGGAACACCGTGCTCTTCCTCGGCCGGCACGTCGGCTACCCGGTCGCCCTGGAAGGCGCGTTGAAGCTCAAGGAACTCGCGTACATGCACGCCGAGGGCTTCGCCGCCGGGGAACTCAAGCACGGGCCGATCGCACTCGTCGACGAAGGGCTGCCGGTCGTCGTCATCGTGCCGTCCCCGCGCGGGCGTTCGGTGCTCCACGACAAGATCGTCTCCAACATCCAGGAGATCAGGGCCCGGGGAGCGCGTACCGTCGTCATCGCGGAGGAGGGCGACGAGGAGGTCGTCCCGTACGCCGACCACCTCGTCCGTGTCCCGGCCGTTCCCACGCTGCTCCAGCCCCTGGTCGCCACCGTGCCGCTCCAGGTGTTCGCGTGCGAACTGGCGACGGCCCGGGGCAACGAGGTGGACCAGCCCCGCAACCTGGCGAAGTCCGTGACGGTCGAATGA
- the coaA gene encoding type I pantothenate kinase: MITSPARSTRRTEHAPTPYVDLTRAEWSALRDKTPLPLTAEEVEKLRGLGDVIDLDEVRDVYLPLSRLLNLYVQATSGLRGALNTFLGDAGGGHGEQRGTPFVIGVAGSVAVGKSTTARILQALLARWPEHPRVELVTTDGFLLPMKELESRGLMSRKGFPESYDRRALTRFVADIKAGKDEVTAPVYSHLIYDIVPGERLSVRRPDILIVEGLNVLQPALPGKDGRTRVGLADYFDFSVYVDARAEDIETWYLHRFRRLRETAFQNPFSYFRKYTQVSEEEALDYARTMWRTVNKPNLLENVAPTRGRATLVLRKGPDHKVQRLSLRKL; this comes from the coding sequence GTGATCACTTCGCCCGCACGGAGCACCCGCCGCACCGAGCACGCGCCGACGCCCTACGTCGACCTGACCCGGGCGGAATGGAGTGCCCTGCGCGACAAGACGCCGCTGCCGCTCACCGCCGAGGAGGTGGAGAAGCTCCGGGGGCTCGGTGACGTGATCGACCTGGACGAGGTACGGGACGTCTATCTGCCGCTGTCCCGGCTGCTCAACCTCTACGTCCAGGCCACCTCCGGGCTGCGCGGCGCGCTCAACACCTTCCTCGGTGACGCCGGCGGCGGCCACGGTGAGCAGCGCGGCACGCCCTTCGTCATAGGGGTCGCCGGCAGTGTCGCGGTCGGCAAGTCCACCACCGCCCGTATCCTCCAGGCCCTGCTGGCCCGCTGGCCGGAGCACCCGCGGGTGGAGCTGGTGACCACGGACGGGTTCCTGCTGCCGATGAAGGAGCTGGAGTCCCGCGGGCTGATGTCGCGCAAGGGGTTCCCGGAGTCGTACGACCGGCGGGCACTGACCCGGTTCGTCGCCGACATCAAGGCCGGCAAGGACGAGGTGACCGCCCCGGTCTACTCCCACCTGATCTACGACATCGTGCCGGGCGAGCGGCTGTCCGTGCGCCGTCCCGACATCCTGATCGTCGAGGGCCTGAACGTGCTCCAGCCCGCGCTGCCCGGCAAGGACGGCCGCACCAGGGTCGGACTGGCGGACTACTTCGACTTCAGCGTGTACGTGGACGCGCGCGCCGAGGACATCGAGACCTGGTACCTCCACCGCTTCCGCCGGCTGCGGGAGACGGCGTTCCAGAACCCGTTCTCGTACTTCCGCAAGTACACCCAGGTCTCCGAGGAGGAGGCGCTGGACTACGCGCGCACCATGTGGCGGACCGTCAACAAGCCGAATCTGCTGGAGAACGTGGCGCCGACGCGCGGGCGTGCCACCCTGGTGCTGCGCAAGGGCCCGGACCACAAGGTCCAGCGTCTGTCGCTGCGCAAACTCTGA
- a CDS encoding DUF389 domain-containing protein translates to MLHLRLIVPAGLTGAVVEVAERTVGATHLVVLAGAARRPAGDVVMCDVAREAGDELIGALRELGIDRSGSITVENMDLTLSAHADEAERQAPGESADAVLWEELSEVTHEESTFSATYVAFLAVATMLAACGVMLDNAILIVGAMAVGPEFGPLAGISTALVQRAPRLVGRSLWALIGGFLAAMVLTAGFAWLMDGFGLFHADMITADRPNTGFIWHPDWMSFVVALLAGIAGTLSLTSAKSGALIGVAISVTTVPAAANAAVAFSYQDLNQTWGSSAQLLANLGGIVVAGTLTLLVQKGLWALQRRSAPAVKPGPAG, encoded by the coding sequence GTGCTGCATCTGCGCCTCATCGTGCCCGCCGGCCTGACCGGGGCGGTAGTAGAGGTGGCCGAGCGGACCGTCGGCGCCACCCACCTCGTGGTGCTGGCCGGTGCCGCCCGCCGTCCCGCGGGCGACGTGGTGATGTGCGACGTGGCCCGTGAGGCGGGCGACGAGCTGATCGGCGCGCTGCGGGAGCTGGGGATCGACCGGTCGGGTTCGATCACCGTCGAGAACATGGACCTGACCCTCTCCGCGCACGCCGACGAGGCGGAGCGGCAGGCGCCCGGGGAGAGCGCGGACGCGGTGCTCTGGGAGGAGCTGAGCGAGGTCACCCACGAGGAGTCCACGTTCAGCGCCACCTATGTGGCCTTCCTCGCCGTCGCGACGATGCTGGCGGCCTGCGGCGTGATGCTGGACAACGCGATCCTGATCGTCGGCGCGATGGCCGTCGGGCCGGAGTTCGGGCCGCTCGCGGGGATCTCGACGGCCCTGGTGCAGCGGGCCCCCCGGCTGGTGGGCCGGTCGCTGTGGGCGCTGATCGGCGGGTTCCTGGCGGCGATGGTGCTGACGGCCGGGTTCGCCTGGCTGATGGACGGCTTCGGGCTCTTCCACGCGGACATGATCACGGCCGACCGGCCGAACACCGGGTTCATCTGGCACCCGGACTGGATGTCGTTCGTGGTGGCCCTGCTGGCGGGCATCGCCGGGACGCTCTCGCTGACCTCGGCGAAGTCGGGGGCGCTGATCGGGGTGGCGATCTCCGTGACCACGGTGCCGGCCGCCGCCAACGCCGCGGTCGCCTTCAGCTACCAGGACCTGAACCAGACGTGGGGCTCGTCGGCGCAGCTGCTCGCCAACCTGGGCGGCATCGTGGTGGCGGGCACGCTGACCCTGCTGGTCCAGAAGGGGCTCTGGGCCCTCCAGCGCCGGTCGGCCCCGGCCGTGAAGCCGGGGCCGGCCGGATGA